The genomic stretch TGGGTGATGGTTCCGATGCGCGGCGCGAAGTGCTGTTCCCACAGCGGGAGGTTGGTGCCGATGGTGAGGAGGGCCCGGAAGAGTCCTGGCTGCTGGCGATTGTGGTTGGAGCGGTCCAGGACGGCTTGAGTCAACAGGGCCGGATCGTAGACGAATTCACGCAGCGTGGATTCGAGCATCAGGCTTCCAAAGAGCCAATTGCCGAACGAGACCAGCCAGGATGGGGTGCTGGTCGTCAAGGCGCGACGAAGCGAGGGGCTGGCCAGGTGTTCCATGACATGAGCCGGGAGTCCATCGATCAGGATGAGCTGTGAGACGCGTGTCGGGTGGTTGAGGGCAAGCCCGATGGCGAGTCCGGCTCCCATGGAGTTTCCCACCACGCTGGCCTGAGAAATGTTGAGCGCATCCATAAAGCCCACGAGAAATGCCAGCAGTTGATCCGGCCGGTATTCGATATCGGGTTTGTCCGACAGCCCTGCGCCGACCAGGTCGGGAGTAATCACGCGGAAATGGGCGGAGAGCGCAGCTTGTTGATGTTCCCACTGCCACATCGAGCCCCCGAATCCATGGAGGAGCAGGATGGGCGGCCCCTGTCCCACGTCGAGGTACGCCATGCGTTGACCCTGGACCGTGACGCTGTTGACGGGGAGTCGCCCAAGGGCGTCGAACCACTGAGGCAAGGAAGACGGTGACGTGCAAGCAGTCAGCATGAGCGACAGGCCTACGAGCGAAGTGCGCACCCAGGTACGAGCGCTGTGAGGTGGTGGCGCCGGGCTGTTGTGAAGGGCGCTATTCCAGCTGGATGACTGTTTCATCCGTCTTCACGTTGTCGCCTTCTACGACCAGAATGGCGGTGACGGTCCCGTCGATCGGCGCAGGGACCTGACTCTCCATCTTCATGGCCTCGATGATCAGCAGGGGATCACCGGCCTTCACCTCGGCATTCATCGGCACAAGTATTTTGACGACGCGACCCGGCATCGGAGGGGCGACGTCCCCCGGCTTGGACGGTCTGGGCCGTTTGCGTTTGGCGCCGGTGCCGCTGTCTGGAGCCTCCGGTACGCCGGCCAGGATCTCCTGAATCGGCTCCAGCGAGACCTCTTCGAGTTTGTCGTTCACGCGGATGTAGTAGGGTTTGCGCCCGTCGACCTTCCTCCCGGAACCGGACACCTTCACATGGTAGGTTTCGCCGTGGACCGTGACGTTGAATTCGGCGGGGGCCAAATGGAGTTCGGTGGCTGTCGCCGGGCCACTGGGCGAGAAACTTTCGAGGGGCGCCAGCGTCAGGTCCCCCTTCTCGCGCGCATCGAAGAAGTCCCGTGCGATGGCGGGGAACAGCGTGAACGAGAGCTGGTCTTCCATCGTGGTGGCCGACGCCGGCAGATCTTTTTTGATGGCTTCGAGTTCAGGCTCCAGCCGATCGGCCGGCCTGGTCTTGATGGGTTGGTCGTCCCCGATCGCCCGGGCCATGATGTCGTGATCGAGCGGTCCCGGTGCCCTGCCGTAC from Nitrospirota bacterium encodes the following:
- a CDS encoding alpha/beta fold hydrolase; this encodes MAYLDVGQGPPILLLHGFGGSMWQWEHQQAALSAHFRVITPDLVGAGLSDKPDIEYRPDQLLAFLVGFMDALNISQASVVGNSMGAGLAIGLALNHPTRVSQLILIDGLPAHVMEHLASPSLRRALTTSTPSWLVSFGNWLFGSLMLESTLREFVYDPALLTQAVLDRSNHNRQQPGLFRALLTIGTNLPLWEQHFAPRIGTITHRTLIVWGEEDRVFPLPAGDQLHRAITGSTFVTIPQAGHIPQWEQPEVVNKALLDFMNP